The sequence below is a genomic window from Candidatus Neomarinimicrobiota bacterium.
AGCTTGATGAAGTCCTGCGACTGGGATGGGCACACGGCGCCTTATCTACGACTTTTTCTGGTGATGTAACTATGGCTCGGTTGGAAGAAGTGGAGGCTTTTGCTCAAGGTGGATCAGCTCGAGTGCAGCGCTAATAAACACCGCAAGAATTCTGATGTTTGATACTTCAATCCCCCGATTAATGGCACTTGATTTTGATGGTGTAATTTCTGATAGCATTCAGGAGTGCCTGGTAACAGCATTTAACGCTTATGCAGAGTTTCGGGGTTTATCGGACTTTAGAACTGATCTGGAAAAATTCAGTGACACGGAGATTCAGAGGTTTCGAGAATCTAGGGTATTTATTCGCAGGGGGGAGGACTATGTCTATTTGCTGCAAGCCGCTAACGAAAAGATTACGATCTCTTCTCAGAATCAGTTTGACGAATATCTACAGGAACATGAATTGATTCGAGAGAAGTATAGAACACTTTTCTATGGTTATCGTAAGCGGCTACAAGGGGAGAACCCTGAAAAATGGTTGGCGCTCAATCCTTTATATCCGGGTATGGCAACTTTCCTGAATCAATTCAATGATCTAGATATGGTATTTATCGTTACGACCAAGGACTTGCTGTCTGTAGAACTCATCCTCAGTTCGCATGGTATTACACTTGCACCAGAAAATATGTATCAGGCCACTCGAGTTTACCGGAAGCCTCAGATTCTCCAGGAGATCATTCAGAAGAGACATATTACGCCCCAGCAATTGCATTTCATTGATGATCATGTGGCAACTGTTCTTGAGGTTTCAGAGAACACTGAGGTGAACTGCTCTTGCGCTGATTGGGGTTATAACACATTTGCACAACGATCAGAACTGACAGATCATCAAATACCGGTTGACTCCATTGATATTTTTTTAAATCGATTTACATAGCTTCAGATAGAATATTTGAAACTCCATGGCTAATAATAGAAAAAAGACATGTATCAGGGTTGATCATAAGACAGAATGGCAACCTGTGATCAATTTAATGAAAATGATCGAAATTAAGAAGAAGCCATATTTGCCAAGAGATATGAAGCTTGTTCAATTGAAGAAAGAGCACCAGGCTACGATGATAATTAATTCGGTTAAAACAGAGATGGATCCCCGTGAGGTTGAATCAAGATGACTACAAGCAGTATGAGATTGACACATTCAATACCATTTACACTAATAATTGATATGATTGTAGTGTCAGGGCTATATCTGAGTATTTCGTATGCCCATATACTTCCTATTCCTTTATATATGCTGGATCCCATGAAGTTGCTCCTATTACCTGTTATTATCTATACTGGAAGAAAGAATGTTTTGTTCTTGGCAGCTACATTTCCGCTTTTTTCATTCTTGATGACGGGGCATCCCGTTTTTCCAAAGTTTATGATAATCAGCCTAGAGCTTGTTGTATTTTCGATAATCCTGTTATCAGAAAGGTTTACTGTTTATGGTGAAAACAGTAAATTCTTCTTCGCAATTATATTTTCAAAGACGATTTATTATGCGATCAAAGGAATTCTGATTAGCTCTGGTTTGCTAACATCATCGCTGTTCTCGACCCCCATAAGGATCCAAATGCTCAGTATTGTGATCCTCTTTGCAATATTTTGGTTAATGAAAGCTCAACTATCAAAAAATAAGTGATTTGTAGATGTTTCACTGAAATAGAATGGTTGGTAGGCACCATTCATCCTGATTGATATCCTGATAATTTAGCACAGGTTAACATGACCTTTGAATACGCGTATACGTATTTTCAATAAATGCTATAAGATACTGTTAATACATTAGTTGTAATTCATTTCTGCAGACTTCATAAGCCGGGCGTCGGCGAGGGTCCGAAGGCGAAGATAAATTTCATACAATAATCGGAGATGATATCTGTTGGTTCATTCTGCTGGCAGAGCTAGTTACGCTTCAATGATCAAGTGATTAAATCAAGGGAGTGGAGGCCGACCCGAGGAAAAAAACGACTCATATATGACCATTTGATTGAACTCATGGTTCTTAATTCATTCACCATCCAAATTGATTAGTTTTTGAAAATCATAAAATCAGCTCCCTTCCAGTACCTCCAGTAATTGGATACCCCCTGCAAATCAACATCGATATTAATACTGTGTCAAAATAGTGTCAAAGAATATTAGAAGTGGTGGCGCGATATCCACGAGAAATTGTTGAGCGTACATCAGTAAGTATGGAGCTTGAGGATCAAAAAATTTCCGCTCGACGACTTAAGCAGGCAATAGAGGAAAAAGCTGCTGAAATCAAGGCCGACACACCGAGATATTTATGGGATTAAACATAGACTACATCTACGGTCAAATATCTCTCACAGAAGAGGAGCTAGAGGGATTGTTGATTAAAACAATCTCTACCAGAGGAGAACTTGATGAATTTGAACAGCAGAATATTGAAACTG
It includes:
- a CDS encoding HAD family hydrolase translates to MFDTSIPRLMALDFDGVISDSIQECLVTAFNAYAEFRGLSDFRTDLEKFSDTEIQRFRESRVFIRRGEDYVYLLQAANEKITISSQNQFDEYLQEHELIREKYRTLFYGYRKRLQGENPEKWLALNPLYPGMATFLNQFNDLDMVFIVTTKDLLSVELILSSHGITLAPENMYQATRVYRKPQILQEIIQKRHITPQQLHFIDDHVATVLEVSENTEVNCSCADWGYNTFAQRSELTDHQIPVDSIDIFLNRFT